Proteins from a genomic interval of Lolium perenne isolate Kyuss_39 chromosome 1, Kyuss_2.0, whole genome shotgun sequence:
- the LOC127310936 gene encoding mitochondrial carnitine/acylcarnitine carrier-like protein: protein MGDVAKDLAAGTVGGAAQLVVGHPFDTIKVKLQSQPTPPPGQPPKFAGAIDAVKQTIAAEGPGGLYKGMGAPLATVAAFNAVLFTVRGQMETLLRSEPGVALTINQQVIAGAGAGVAVSFLACPTELIKCRLQAQSALGTAAPAAAAAVPAGGAAATATVTAAAAVKYGGPMDVARHVLRSEGGVRGLFKGLVPTMAREVPGNAVMFGVYEATKQYMAGGQDTSELGRGSLILAGGIAGAAFWSSVYPTDVVKSVLQVDDFKNPKYSGSIDAFKKILAADGVKGLYKGFGPAMARSVPANGACFLAYEVTKSLL, encoded by the coding sequence ATGGGTGACGTTGCCAAGGACCTCGCCGCCGGCACGGTGGGCGGCGCGGCGCAGCTGGTGGTCGGCCACCCGTTCGACACCATCAAGGTGAAGCTGCAGAGCCAGCCGACGCCCCCGCCCGGCCAGCCGCCCAAGTTCGCCGGCGCCATAGATGCCGTCAAGCAGACGATCGCTGCCGAGGGCCCGGGCGGCCTGTACAAGGGCATGGGCGCCCCGCTGGCCACCGTCGCCGCCTTCAACGCCGTGCTCTTCACCGTCAGGGGCCAGATGGAGACCCTGCTGCGGTCCGAGCCCGGCGTGGCGCTCACCATCAACCAGCAGGTCATCGCCGGCGCAGGGGCCGGCGTCGCCGTCTCCTTCCTCGCCTGCCCCACCGAGCTCATCAAGTGCAGGCTGCAGGCTCAGAGCGCGCTAGGCACAGCCgcacctgccgccgccgccgctgttcCCGCTGGCGGCGCGgctgccaccgccaccgtcacggcCGCCGCCGCGGTGAAGTACGGCGGGCCGATGGACGTGGCGAGGCACGTGCTGCGGTCGGAGGGCGGCGTGCGGGGCCTCTTCAAGGGCCTGGTCCCGACCATGGCGCGCGAGGTCCCCGGCAACGCGGTCATGTTCGGGGTGTACGAGGCGACGAAGCAGTACATGGCGGGCGGGCAGGACACGTCCGAGCTTGGCAGGGGCTCCCTGATCCTCGCCGGCGGGATCGCCGGCGCCGCGTTCTGGAGCTCCGTGTACCCGACGGACGTGGTGAAGAGCGTGCTCCAGGTGGACGACTTCAAGAACCCCAAGTACTCCGGGTCgatcgacgccttcaagaagatcCTCGCCGCCGACGGGGTGAAGGGCCTGTACAAGGGGTTCGGGCCGGCCATGGCGCGTAGCGTCCCGGCCAATGGCGCTTGCTTCCTGGCCTACGAGGTGACCAAGTCCCTGCTCTAG